Within Catharus ustulatus isolate bCatUst1 chromosome 5, bCatUst1.pri.v2, whole genome shotgun sequence, the genomic segment TGCTAATGATAGACTAAAAATGCCCTCATCCAGATCATGCCACAAAGGAATTCAGCCTCTTTGTTCTTCACTAATCCTCACTATTATTGATATTTCATTTATAGATTCATTAGAAAAGCAAATGCCCTAATGCTTAAGAGTTATAATTCTTTTACTTTAGGGTAAGCTTTGACAAATTTTAAACCCTTGCACTCAAGAGAGCACCACTTTGAGCTCTTTTGTACAGATACACATAAGGTGTGGTCAGTGCCTGTGAAGAAGGTCAGCAGCAACATTGAATCCAGTCACTCATATTACAGGGTAATCCTGACCTACCACACCATCACAGTGGAGCTCTTCAAGAATAAAGCAACACTCCTGAGACAATCAAATAGCAGAGTATCTTTCAGAAGGGCTGTCAAAGTGATCCATGCAGATTTTTGTGCACAAGCTTCTTACAAGATTATTACCAAATTTCAGGTAGGTCCTGAAGTTACATACCACAGCTGATAGCTACTTTTGAGTGTAGTTATTCAATAAATCTCAACGAAGTAGATTTGCATTCAATAGTTTATTTATAATTGTAAAAGCATAGATGTTACATACTTTTTGAGTAATTGCATATTTGTTAGAATCTTACCTACTCAGAAGACTGGTGTGTGCAAAGACAAGAAAGTCATGCTTAGGCTTCCCGCCCCAGAAGTTTGTTGGTTTAGTATGTGTTCCCCTGTTCAGTTCAGtaaaattttcacagaaagagtgagGAAATATAGACACAGAATAGCTACAGCTATTGACGTGTATTAAGACAGTCCAACATAATCACATAGGCTCTATAGAACTATTGAAGGTAGATATGCCTAGTATTTAAAAGGACAAAGCCTGGACTAGGTAAGAGTTAGAGCAAACAGGCAACAGGCCAAATTACAGGCCACTCAAGCCATTTGTATTTATAGCTTGTTATGAACAAGCAAATTGGTATTAACTTCATCACATCATTCCAAAAGATATCAATGGAgtaaatatacacacacatttttaaaaaaagatacatgtatgcatatatatgtattttaaataaggcatgtatttatttcaggcttttaaaacatttttccacaCCCTTTTCCAATTAATACAGCATATGTTGCCATTTTATTGCTATAGAAAGCATATCCTCATTGCAAGCAGAACAGCATCAACACTGGCTTTAATCAGCACTCCAGTTCAGTTAATAAGGTTCAAGACATACATTAATACTATGGAAGAGTGTTACTgttacagaaatgcagaagagTAGTTGAATTCTATTTAGATCACACCAAATCATTCTCTTTACAAAGTCTGTAGTTAACAGTATagactgaaaagcagaaaagcaccattctggagaaacagaaagagaTACCTAAAATACTACTTCCCCATCTCTACTTAGttgttacattaaaaaaatacacaaggGAAGGACACAACAGACTTCCTATTCTGCTCTAACAATGCTTTCTTCTGCAAGAAATGATGCAGGACTTTTGAGGTCATCCAAGGGTAAATCCTAATATGAATGAATATGCACACGCCATTGTCATTGTGTAACTAATAACAGTTACTTGTCAGTGTGACTTACAAGGAGCACTCTCTAAGTTTTTTGTCAGCCTGCTTCAAGGAGATCCAGGTGTTTAACATGTTGGATCGCAGTTTGGCCCACACTAAATGGTTATTTAGCCCAAATATCTGGGCAGCAAACTGGGCAGCTCCTTCAGGTGACAGAGTAGTAGGACAGCTAAGACCTGCGGAGAAGAGAATGCTATTTACTCAAGCACAGTTTATAgtcaaacaaaacattttctctgaagAACAATTTAAGACAAGACTTGTTTCAGCCTCCAGAAGCCACATGGTCCAGTTTTAAAGCAAGTGAAGTGTCACATGTTCCATTACTTTTAATATGACTGCTTTGTGGCATGTTACACCAAAAGCCATCATGCAAATGACTCCCTTATACAGAGATAATAAGCTTCTGGGCCTCCACTCAAGTTACTAACAAAGTTAAAATTCATACACGCAAAAATGTACTGAATTAATAGTTAAGACTTGAGGTTTAACTACACTGATCATTGAGAAAGATACAATTTGATTTTTATCGTAAGGAAAATGCATCAAAATTTAATTGATTAAATTCccattaatattattttcaatttcaaaattaaatgtttaacaAGGATAAGACAAGgtttacttttttaaaagattattcTACATAATCTTTGCTCTCTATTGGGCTTTTTGCTATTATTAAGAAGTCAAAGCCTGTAAGTGACATATTTCCACAGACTCTATTTGGTACTgattcagctgcttttccaatGTCTTGCCCCATTTGTGTAGagtaaaacaacaacaaaaaaaatagagcTAGATCAGAACAAGAGCATAAGCTGAAGATTATCTTACCACTGGGCAGTCTAAGAGAGGACCACACATCCTGAGTACCCCAGTCAGCTGAGAGTGGAGGGCAGTTGACAACTGGGTAAGCAGTGTTACCAGACATTACTGGCCCCAAACCATTGCTTCTGCCAGCTACTGCAACAAACACTGTTGGGATTCCATCTCCTGGTGGGGAAGAAGTCAGAGATAAGCAATCCACCCTGTTTTCTACCACTTGTTTTCATGGGAACTTTGTCCAAGTTCACAGTTGTGTTTGCAGTTATCCTTGCAATTCCACTACATGGCACTAACATTTTGTGCCCAACTTCCTCCTTTACAGAAATATCTTCTAAGAAATCTTACATCCTTAAATCCCAGCTACTGTTTACCACAGCTAAAACTAGCATTTCTTACTCTGCCTCTGAGGGAAAGTCTCAGTATCAGAGGAAGAGGTGCTGCTTATCTTTGTAGAGAACATAGCCATTAAACCTCTGGCATCTGTAAGGGCTCCTCTACTTAAATCTGAAACAGTTCACCTCACAGTGAGTGTTTTAACTACGGTTACCACATCTGCAGTTTCACCAAGTAGAATGGTATGCATAGAATGTGTACACTCCCACAGAAATAACTCCTGTATCTCCTCTGCTAGGCTATAAAACTTGTGAAGAGATGTTAAGTCTTCTTGgcaaagagtacagtaatttcacgaatacaagccgcagcaatttgacaaaaattttggtggaaactcagaagtgcggctaatagtcgggggcggctaatatgtgaataattttctgacatttacaaccccagatgtgccagccagggcgccgagccaagcacctgccagtaaaagccagcattctgcgattgttacagtgttactgtgttgccctggctccctgcaggcagcacggggggcggggagagaggcgggagagttctcccctcctctgccgcagcccaggggaggacgggtggggggggtgcgccaccattgccgcggttcgaggaggacggggggggggggggggggggggcaccgccattgctgcggctccgggagccaacgggagccctgtgcagccattgccgtggcccggggaggacggggggaaagtgcacgccgccattgccgcggctcggggaggaggcggggtgctttgtccgcgcccggcgcgggaaagctccgtccccgcctgccgccgctgccgtaggagcgggggaagctccgtccctgcctgccaccgcggggcagcgccgacccggggtgaccgagcccagtggcagcggcggccggcccgagcagcagcgccgggctgggccacctgaccccgtcagcagcccctagcgggccgagcctgcacagccttagctcagccagtaaaccccgccctcccgcggttctgttactaattgcacgcgggtcctcgctgcgaacgacagagcggcttatattcgggtgtggcttatttatggacaaaaaccgaaatatttgccaacacccagagatgcggcttatactcagtgcggcttgtattcgtgaatttactgtaattttaagcAAGTATCTTTTACTCATGGTGTTTTCTCATGACATCTAAAAGTAATAAGCAAGAATATTTTcatcaaacagaaaaacatggTGGGAGCAACATTTGTCTGATATAAGAATATTCAGTCAACTAGAGAGACTGTTGTTCTTCCTTGTTCCAGAAATGCTGGCATCACCAGCAAGATGCTGCAATAAATCTATTAACATGATCGAGGCTTGGGCAAAGCAGGTCTGATACTGGGATAAAAGCAGAGGTTAGACTTTGAGTAATGGAAGTTATGGCAGAGCAGTAAGACAACACATTACTCCACAATTACTTAGAGTAGTCATGTTACTACCAAGTGTGAAACACAATTGGTGTTCTGTttaacaaaaatagaaaaaccccacaaatcttTGAAGTTGCCAAGTCATTCTGAAACATGATGCTGTGTCAATCCAAATCAGTATTTCTTGGCATTTACCTTCATATTCTGCTTTGATCCTCAGGGTTTCATCTGGCCCCTTGTGAGCAGAGGTCACTCTTAATTCACAAGGAATTCCAAAGGTTGCAcatgccttttttattttttcacagtgaCTGAGGTCAGAAGAAGATCCCATTAACACCACAACTCTACCTTGGCTCTTTGATTTTAGAAGCAGCTAGAGAAAAGagtggagagggaagagagaaataaGAGCAGTCAACAGGATTGAAGGCACAGTTATCAAAGTCTACATGTGTTGTTCATATAAAAACAGGTACCTCCACTCTTTCTGAAACCCATTCAAAGTTTCTCTTAACCATCTGCAGTGCTTCAGGAGTCACTTCCTTCAGGTCCCGATAggactgaaaaaaggaaaataaaagcattgaaGTGTtatggtttaaccccagccagcagccaagccccacaTAACCTTTCACTCACTCCCCCACCAGAGATCAGGGAGAGAATCTGAAATGTAGAattgagaaaactcatgggtcacaataaagacagtttaacaggcaaagcaaaagctgcacacacaagcaagacaaaacaaagaattcattcactgcttcccatgagcaggcaggtgttcagccatctccaggacagcagggccccatcacacaTCACTGTGACTTGGAAAGATAAAACACCAACTCCAAATgtctccccacagcccctcctccctccctcacaCTTCATacactgagcatgatgccatataGTCTGAATGaccctttggtcagttggggtaacctgtcccagctgtgtctcctccccacctcccatgcacccccaaattcctccccacAGTGGCAGtaccaaaagcagaaaaggcctttgagtctgtgtaagccctgctcagtaATAACAAAAACATAGCTGTATTATCAACCTTGtgctcagcacaaatccaaaatacagcccCATATTAGACATTGTCAGGAAAAATAAccctaccccagccaaaaccagtaGATAAAGTTCATGTGGTCTGGGTACACAAAAGACCATAATTGGtaagaattattattattatgcctcaaatgaaatatttgcgCAGTTTCTAGTGATTCCAGGTATAAACAACCTTCTACATTGCAGTTTATGGCCATTTACAACATGAAATACTTTCAGCCACGAGGGTATCAAGGTTTTGGAAGCTTTCCACAGggaaaatttaaggaaaaacatACAACTTCTTTAAAATTGGATTTGTAATGACACGATTACCTGCAGTAGCACTGTACCAAACCTAGGTTCTACATGATGTTATCATGTACCTTATTCAAGGGGACTGTCAGAGCAATTCACTCAAGCATGCTACTACATAATCCAGGTCAAGTAAACAACAGAGCAGTTTTGCTTcccaatttaaaattaataccCTTCCTCCCACATACACTTTGAAATTTTCCCCTGTGGCTTACAATACTTTCACAGGTCTCTATCACTAGTCTCAACAACCATGACAAactcctggcagcagcatttccaaaaCAGTTCCTTCATAAGTAGTCATCCCGTATTTCAGAGATATTTGAGAAGTAAAAATGCTGTAAGTTTGAATATAGGACAAATTCTGTTTCAAACTTGTTTGCAGGCCTCATATGTGGGAACAGCCTATTAGTAACACTTTTGGAGGCAACATTATTGAATTCATGGTtaaccaaaataaataacaaagaaaagcatCCTCACTGCAGTTCCCTCCTAGGTATAACCAGATCTCTACTAGTAGAGGATACCCCTCTGAATAAACTAAGGAACTTGGAGGCAGGCCTGGGAACCAAAACTTCTGTTCTTCCCACCAATCTGTTACTCAACTATTTAATTATTATCTGTGCAAGTCAAATCCTTATAATTCCTGTCAACCCCCCATTTCATCCTGACAACTCCAGTCAAAAGTGCTCTGGATATTCCAGCTGAAGATACACAGTGGATTTTTCTTCTACCATAAACCAGACAAACTACTTAATGACAACAGGCTTGGACACAAGGTACCATACAAATTACTCTGTAACAAAGAAAAAGCCACTCTGAAAGCAGATGTTAAACTATAGACTTTAACTTTCTTCATTCTTCTCCCCTGCTCACTTAGAAGGTAAAGATTAAAGCACCACCTGTTTGTCCTTTTGTTGGCTTCTgtctcctgctggccacagtcTCCATGAATCATTGTCAATAACATCAGCAAGAACGATTTCTTTTGTCAGCACATTAACACCAAATTCAATCTAAAAGAGATGGTAAGAATCCTATTTTAGTAATTATACAGAGATACTTTTCCTGTCAAAACCAGGATCATGAGAAATTAGGTTCTTATACCTTCAGGTCTACAAGAGTGCAGTTTTGGGGCTGCCATGCTTTTTCTAGGATCTCAAAAATGGCTTGAGTAGAACGAGACATAATATCTACTTCAGTTTGGCCAATAGTAAGTCCAGCAAAACAGAATTTTGCTTCAATTATTTGCTCTTCAGACCACTGCGGATCATTATTAGCATCATCCTGTTaagaaaaccagaacaaatACTCATTTAAGCTTGCTATAAGAGGAAAATAACCATTAAAAGATACaaggttttgctttggttttttttttcctaagtaacAAATACAGGCTTCAAACTAGTATTTTAtaattagcattaaaaaaatgacagtAATCTTAAAAACACTTGCTGCAACACCTGACCACCTTTAGAATAACAGGGTACACCAGAAACAATTTAGATTACAGTTCACCAAACACATCTTTCAGTACACATTCCCAAAGGAGTCCAGAATCCTAAATTACTAGCTAGCTCCTTACCCTCACCATG encodes:
- the PAICS gene encoding multifunctional protein ADE2 isoform X3; protein product: MFARGVSVPAPAAAMAPAASDLKLGKKVNEGKTKEVYELPDIPGCVLMQSKDQITAGNAARKDRMEGKAAISNTTTSCVFQLLQEAGIKTAFVRKQSDTAFIAAHCEMIPIEWVCRRIATGSFLKRNPGVKEGYKFYPPKIEMFYKDDANNDPQWSEEQIIEAKFCFAGLTIGQTEVDIMSRSTQAIFEILEKAWQPQNCTLVDLKIEFGVNVLTKEIVLADVIDNDSWRLWPAGDRSQQKDKQSYRDLKEVTPEALQMVKRNFEWVSERVELLLKSKSQGRVVVLMGSSSDLSHCEKIKKACATFGIPCELRVTSAHKGPDETLRIKAEYEGDGIPTVFVAVAGRSNGLGPVMSGNTAYPVVNCPPLSADWGTQDVWSSLRLPSGLSCPTTLSPEGAAQFAAQIFGLNNHLVWAKLRSNMLNTWISLKQADKKLRECSL
- the PAICS gene encoding multifunctional protein ADE2 isoform X4, translated to MQSKDQITAGNAARKDRMEGKAAISNTTTSCVFQLLQEAGIKTAFVRKQSDTAFIAAHCEMIPIEWVCRRIATGSFLKRNPGVKEGYKFYPPKIEMFYKDDANNDPQWSEEQIIEAKFCFAGLTIGQTEVDIMSRSTQAIFEILEKAWQPQNCTLVDLKIEFGVNVLTKEIVLADVIDNDSWRLWPAGDRSQQKDKQSYRDLKEVTPEALQMVKRNFEWVSERVELLLKSKSQGRVVVLMGSSSDLSHCEKIKKACATFGIPCELRVTSAHKGPDETLRIKAEYEGDGIPTVFVAVAGRSNGLGPVMSGNTAYPVVNCPPLSADWGTQDVWSSLRLPSGLSCPTTLSPEGAAQFAAQIFGLNNHLVWAKLRSNMLNTWISLKQADKKLRECSL